One part of the Sorangiineae bacterium MSr11954 genome encodes these proteins:
- a CDS encoding LysM peptidoglycan-binding domain-containing protein, with protein MTNMCNVHLLAAGAAAFAAVMGTSAPAGAFPHVVRPGETLAAIATRVYGNPKLESVLAGANFLDVQGGSAPVPGMRLEIPAPGYHRVNAAETWITLALEWLGDGKRADVLARLNHGVAWIPPVEGQEIQIPYVLTVIAADGDRMDQLAHRYMNDANRAWELEAYNGRKASATGALPLKRGDVVLIPLLDLALTEEGKRESHSGLEQGHGAEGRALDAQRRADAELPVLLADLRAGRYVEVVIRGNRLLGNGELTKVQLASVHRGLLDAYVALDAPGAAAGACAAFRQNDPAAKWDPAFVSPKVRSACPAPAPSPASSAPAASAASSGASGSSAPAAPRAPRDGSRDH; from the coding sequence GTGACGAACATGTGTAATGTGCACCTATTGGCGGCGGGCGCCGCGGCCTTTGCGGCCGTGATGGGGACGAGCGCACCGGCCGGTGCCTTTCCGCACGTGGTGAGGCCGGGCGAGACCTTGGCGGCCATCGCCACGCGCGTCTATGGAAATCCGAAGTTGGAATCGGTGCTGGCGGGCGCGAATTTTCTCGATGTGCAGGGCGGGAGCGCGCCGGTGCCGGGGATGCGCCTGGAGATCCCGGCGCCCGGCTACCATCGCGTGAACGCGGCCGAGACGTGGATCACCTTGGCGCTCGAGTGGCTGGGCGATGGCAAGCGCGCCGACGTGCTCGCGCGGCTCAATCATGGCGTGGCGTGGATCCCGCCGGTCGAGGGGCAGGAGATTCAAATCCCATACGTGCTCACGGTGATCGCCGCCGACGGCGATCGCATGGACCAGCTCGCGCATCGCTACATGAACGACGCGAACCGCGCGTGGGAGCTCGAGGCGTACAACGGCCGAAAGGCCTCGGCCACCGGCGCGTTGCCGCTCAAGCGCGGCGATGTGGTGCTCATCCCGCTGCTCGACTTGGCCTTGACGGAGGAGGGCAAGCGCGAGTCGCACTCCGGTTTGGAGCAAGGTCACGGCGCCGAAGGCCGGGCCCTCGACGCCCAGCGCCGCGCCGACGCCGAGCTGCCGGTGCTGCTCGCCGATCTTCGCGCGGGCCGCTATGTCGAGGTGGTGATCCGCGGCAATCGCCTGCTCGGCAACGGCGAGCTCACGAAGGTGCAGCTCGCGTCCGTGCACCGCGGGCTGCTCGACGCGTACGTGGCGCTCGATGCGCCGGGCGCCGCGGCAGGAGCGTGCGCCGCCTTTCGTCAGAACGATCCGGCGGCCAAGTGGGATCCGGCGTTCGTCTCGCCCAAGGTTCGGAGCGCGTGCCCCGCGCCGGCGCCTTCGCCCGCGTCATCGGCGCCGGCCGCGTCGGCGGCATCGTCGGGGGCCTCGGGATCCTCCGCCCCCGCAGCGCCGCGCGCACCGCGCGACGGGTCGCGGGACCACTAG
- a CDS encoding serine/threonine protein kinase, whose protein sequence is MSERGQDFPLFGSYRVLEELGVGAVSTVYKAAQPSLERTVAIKALKPTISPASPFAAHLEREARLLGELGHPNIVLCHDFVKTSEKMYLVLEYIEGFSLAELISRAGKGRVALETVAHVGAEIARGLAHAHERGIVHRDIKPSNVLLSKRGEVKIVDFGIAQREHLPTADEPLARTALPPSRSEENEAFGTPAYMSPEQVLGEFVDARSDVFSLGVVLYEMLTGTRPFERGDEGRRGAAQRLRRDPAVPLRVRAPDVPRALETVVMRSLEKLPADRYATAHAVVDLLDDFVRDRVRGPRSKLLTSALVKVRLLKESEADDVTLAHVLEERRPPLRRALIGFGVIGFLIVAAGGALQLSRLGTHDNGSGDRALELLPENMGQLRVVVTPWAEVFVDGQRIDTTPFARPIPLSPGTHYVTLVHPNAPMQKRPVTIAPGETALLDVTMDLSALADSPSAKPGLPGAAGAALGAAAGGAAGAASKDASP, encoded by the coding sequence GTGAGCGAGCGCGGTCAAGACTTCCCCCTGTTCGGCAGCTATCGCGTCCTGGAGGAGCTGGGCGTCGGCGCGGTCTCGACCGTGTACAAGGCCGCCCAGCCTTCGCTCGAACGAACCGTCGCCATCAAGGCGCTCAAGCCGACCATCTCGCCGGCCTCGCCCTTCGCGGCGCACCTGGAGCGCGAGGCGCGGCTGCTCGGGGAGCTCGGCCACCCGAACATCGTCTTGTGCCACGACTTCGTGAAGACGTCGGAGAAGATGTACCTGGTGCTCGAGTACATCGAGGGCTTCAGCCTGGCGGAGCTCATTTCGCGCGCCGGCAAGGGGCGCGTGGCGCTGGAGACGGTGGCGCACGTGGGGGCGGAGATCGCGCGCGGTCTGGCGCACGCGCACGAGCGCGGCATCGTGCACCGCGACATCAAGCCGTCGAACGTGCTCCTCTCCAAGCGCGGCGAGGTGAAGATCGTCGACTTCGGGATCGCGCAGCGCGAGCACCTCCCCACGGCCGACGAGCCGCTGGCGCGCACGGCGTTGCCGCCCTCGCGCTCGGAGGAGAACGAGGCGTTCGGAACGCCCGCGTACATGTCGCCGGAGCAGGTGCTCGGCGAGTTCGTCGACGCGCGAAGCGACGTCTTTTCGCTGGGCGTGGTGCTCTACGAGATGCTCACCGGCACCCGCCCGTTCGAGCGGGGCGACGAAGGCCGTCGCGGCGCCGCGCAGCGCCTTCGCCGCGATCCGGCGGTGCCTTTGCGCGTGCGCGCGCCCGACGTTCCGCGCGCGCTCGAGACGGTGGTGATGCGGTCGCTCGAGAAGCTCCCGGCCGATCGCTATGCCACCGCGCACGCGGTGGTCGATCTGCTCGACGACTTCGTGCGCGACCGGGTGCGCGGTCCGCGGAGCAAGCTCTTGACCAGCGCGCTGGTGAAGGTGCGGCTCTTGAAGGAGTCCGAGGCCGACGACGTGACCTTGGCGCACGTCCTCGAGGAGCGACGCCCGCCTCTGCGCCGTGCGCTCATCGGCTTCGGCGTGATTGGCTTTCTCATCGTGGCGGCCGGTGGCGCTCTGCAGCTCTCGCGTCTGGGCACGCACGACAATGGGTCGGGCGATCGCGCATTGGAGCTCCTCCCCGAAAATATGGGCCAGCTGCGGGTCGTCGTCACACCGTGGGCGGAGGTGTTCGTGGATGGGCAGCGCATCGACACGACCCCCTTCGCGCGTCCGATTCCACTTTCGCCCGGGACGCATTATGTCACCTTGGTGCATCCGAACGCACCGATGCAGAAGCGACCCGTCACCATCGCGCCCGGCGAAACGGCGCTCCTCGACGTCACCATGGATCTGAGCGCGCTCGCGGACTCACCTTCGGCAAAGCCCGGGCTCCCCGGCGCCGCGGGTGCCGCCTTGGGCGCGGCGGCCGGGGGCGCTGCGGGCGCAGCCAGCAAGGATGCGTCCCCGTGA